CTTTAGGCCATAACCATCCTGCGGTAATCCAAAGTATCCAAGATACTTTAGCAAGTGGTCTTCCACTTCACACATTAGATTTAACAACCCCTTTAAAAGATGCATTTACTGAAGCATTGCTTGAGCAATTACCAGGTGGTAAGGCGGAGTATTGTCTACAGTTCTGTGGTCCATCTGGTGCAGATGGCACGGAAGCAGCAATTAAATTGGCAAAAACATATACAGGTCGTAATACCGTGATCAGCTTCTCAGGTGGCTATCACGGCATGACACACGGCGCTTTAGCAATGACAGGTAACTTGTCTGCGAAGAATGCCGTAAATGGTTTAATGCCAGGCGTTCAATTTATGCCATATCCGCACGAATACCGTTGCCCATTAGGTCTGGGTGGTGAAGCAGGCGTTGACGCATTAACGTATTTCTTTGAAAACTTTATTGAAGACGTTGAAAGTGGTGTGACGAAACCTGCAGCTGTAATTCTTGAAGCAATTCAAGGTGAAGGCGGTGTGGTGACAGCACCAACAAAATGGTTAAAGAAAATTCGCGAAGTGACTGAAAAGCATAACATCGTGTTGATTCTTGATGAAGTTCAAGCAGGCTTTGCACGTTCAGGTAAAATGTTTGCCTTTGAACATGCAGGGATTGAACCGGATGTAATTGTGATGTCTAAAGCTGTGGGTGGTAGCTTACCGCTTGCAGTACTGGGTATTAAACGTAAGTTTGATGCTTGGCAACCAGCGGGTCACACCGGTACTTTCCGTGGTAACCAATTGGCTATGGGTACAGGTCTTGCAACGATCAAAACCATTAAAGAACAAAACTTGGCTCAAAATGCACAAGAGCGTGGTGATTTCTTACAGGCTGAATTTAAAAAATTAGCGGTAGAGTTCCCATGTATCGGTAACGTGCGTGGCCGTGGTTTGATGATTGGTGTTGAAATTGTAGATGAGCGTCAAGCGGCAGATCACATGGGTTCATTACCTGGTGATGGTCAATTGGCAGCAGCCATTCAAGCGGCATGTTTTGACAACAAATTGTTGTTAGAAAAAGGCGGTCGTAACGGTACAGTGATTCGTTTACTTTGCCCATTGATCATCACGCATGATGAATGTGTTGAAGCAGTTTCTCGCTTTAAGAAAGCACTTGCTGAAGCACTCGTTGCAACTCGAGGCGCGTAAATTATGGTTGATTTTGCAGAACATCGTAAAGCGTTACTCTGCAATGATGCTGCGTCCATTGCTGACTATCAGTCAGCAATGGGTGAGGCTACAAAAGCTGTAGCAGCATGGTTGCAAAATGACAAAATGTATACGGGCGGTAGCATTAAAAATCTTCGCTCTGCAATTGCGTTCAATCCTTCAAAAGAAGGTATGGGTGTACAGAAATCTCTTGATCGTATGGTGGAGCTTTTCCTCAATAAAAGCTTGAAAGTACATCATCCGCATTCACTTGCGCATTTGCATTGCCCAACCATGGTCACCAGTCAAATTGCGGAAGTATTGATTAACGCCACCAACCAATCAATGGACTCATGGGATCAAAGCCCTGCAGGTTCATTAATGGAAGTGCAGTTGATTGACTGGCTTCGTCAAAAAGTAGGCTACGGCGTAGGTCAAGCTGGTGTGTTCACTTCTGGTGGTACACAATCGAATTTGATGGGTGTGTTGCTTGCACGTGATGCATGTATTGCTAAACACTGGAAAGATGAAAACGGCAAGCCGTGGTCTGTTCAGCGCGATGGCGTACCTGCGGATGCAATGCGGAATGTCAAAGTCATTTGTTCTGAAAATGCACACTTCTCTGTGCAAAAGAACATGGCGATGATGGGCATGGGCTTCCAATCTGTAGTGACTGTTCCTGTGAACGATAACGCTCAGATGGATGTGGTTGCTTTAGAAAAAACTATGGCGCATCTTCAATCTGAAGGTAAGATTGTGGCTTGTGTGGTGGCAACTGCAGGCACAACCGATGCAGGCGCGATTGATCCATTGAAAGAAATTCGTGACATTACCAACACATATGGCGCGTGGATGCATATTGACGCGGCATGGGGTGGTGCACTGATTCTTTCGAATGACTACCGTTCTATGCTCGACGGTATTGAGTTATCTGACTCGATCACGCTTGATTTCCATAAGCATTACTTCCAAACCATTTCATGTGGTGCATTCTTACTTAAAGATGAGGCGAACTATCGTTTCATGCATTATGAAGCGGAGTATTTAAACTCAGCTTATGATGAAGAGCATGGCGTACCCAACCTTGTGTCGAAGTCACTTCAAACCACGCGTCGTTTTGATGCGTTGAAACTTTGGATGACGGTGGAATCACTCGGTGAAGAGCTTTACGGTTCAATGATCGACCATGGTGTTGGTCTAACACGTGACGTTGCAGATTATATTACGGCAACTGACGGACTTGAGATGTTGGTTGATCCTCAGTTTGCATCTGTGTTGTTCCGCGTGATTCCAGCAGGTTATCCTGTTGAATTACTCGATACACTGAACCAAAACGTGGCAGACGAATTGTTTGCTCGTGGTGAAGCGAACATTGGTGTGACCAAAGTCGGTCAAAATCAATCCTTGAAAATGACGACCTTAAGTCCTGTTGCAACTTTAGATAACGTGAAGAACTTGCTTGCACTTGTGCTTGCAGAAGCCGATCGTATTAAAGATGCCATTGCGGATGGTAGCTATGTGACAGCGCTCGATTAATCGTGGCTTGAAGCAGAAAAAGGAGCTCATTTGAGCTCCTTTTTTATGTCTAAATTAAAATAAGCTTAATTTATGGCATAGCCTGAATTATCATTGAAGTATGTTTTTTTGCGTAGGTGGATTGTTATCTTGAGATATCAAAGTAACGAAATCCTGTGTTTCATCTATGGATGTCCTATCCTGAAGTGCAATAGAGACATCCATGTCAATTATCAGGATAGTAAATTTAGTACTATTTTTACCAAGCTCTATTGTTTGATCTAGGCTACAAACTTTGGACTAAACCCCATCTTCCTCAAGTATTTTCGATACATATTTGGACTGTGATACGCGGGGCAATGCACCTCTATACTCAAATCTAGTGGCAAATATTCGGGTTTTTGATTTTCTACAATTAGACGATCTTCTTGGAATATTTTCAAATTAAAATCATAGGTATCCTAAACGGTTAAGTTTTTATCCTTTTGACTTAAGCTCAGACGTACACCGCAATGTAGACAAACATCTTTCGCGACAATCAATTCATCTCCTATTCTATACAGCACTAAAGACATGTTTAGAAATAGGGTCGCAATAGGCTGTTCAGTGATGTTTTAATCAGGTGCAATCGGATACCCACGCTGGGTCAAAATATGCCAATCATGCTCATTAAGGGTTATGTGGACAACGCAATCTGAATTGAATGTGGTCTTTATTCGACTATAAAGCAACATCATGTTTGATGAAATCTTAATTACTGCGCGGCTCTATTAGAAAAGAGAGAATAATCCTGAGGCTTTATCTAATGCCATGAGTTAGCACAGCGTATATGTCTAAATATGCCAGCATTGAGCGATTAAAGATTCACATTTTCAATAATTTATCTGAAATTTGAAGAGCATAGTTATGCTAGTGGACATTTTATAATTGTCATCTAAATACTGAATGTTACATTGAATATCATTAAATCGTCATCTAGCTGTAACCTTGTTGTCATATTTTAAACTCAAAATGCATAGATCGAAATAAGTACTCAACTGAATTAAAAGTGGCGTACTTCAAATTTGAATAAATTGAGAGAAAATAAAATGCGCTTTACTAACATTGCAATTGCGTTAGCACTTTCTGGGGTAGCAGTTACGAGCACTGCACATGCAGCTCGTGACACCATTCAAATCGCTGGTTCTTCTACGGTACTGCCTTATGCCAGTATTGTGGCTGAAGAATTTGGTAATACTTTCCCTCAATTCAAAGCACCTGTTGTTGGTTCTGGTGGTAGTTCTGCGGGTTTAAAACAATTCTGTTCAGGTGTAGGCGATAATACCATTGATATTGCAAATGCTTCACGCAAAATTAAAGATACTGAAATTGCAGCGTGTAAAAAAGCAGGCGTCAATAAAATTCAAGAAATTAAAATTGGTTATGACGGCATCGTATTTGCTTCAAACTCAACCAAAGCAGCTTATAAATTAAAACCTCAGCATGTCTTTGCTGCGTTATCGGCAGAATTACCATCGAATGGTAAATTGGTTGCTAACCCATATACACGTTGGAATCAAATTGATAAATCACTTCCAAATGAACCGATTACATTGGTCATTCCGGCATCAAACCACGGAACACGTGAAGTATTCCAAGAAAAAATGATTGAAGCAGGTTGTGAATCTTACGATTATTACAAAAAGTTAGATAAAGATGCTCAGAAAAAAGCATGTTCTACTTTCCGTAAAGATGGCAAAGTGATTGAAATTGCGGGTGACTACACTGAAACGCTTGCACGTTTAAAAACTTCTCCAAGTGCAGTCGGTGTATTTGGTCTAGGTTTCTATGATCAAAACCGTGACAAACTACGTGTGGCGACAGTAAATAACGTTATTCCTTCTGAGCAAACAGTACTCAACGGAACTTATCCAGTTTCACGTCCTTTGTTCTTCTATGTGAAAGGCGAACACTTAAAATCAATCAAAGGTCTTTCACAGTTCACTGAATATTTCTTGAATAAAAAAGTTTCAGGAAAAGGTTCTAAGCTTGATAGAGCTGGTTTGATTTCAATGTCTGATGCTGAACGTGCAAAAGTACTTGCAGCATTTAAGGCTGGTAAATAAAGTCTAGAGTAGAAATATTAAGGCTGATGGTGGGAGACTATTATCAGCCTTTTTGGCTAAGCAGAGTTTTTTCGAATAATTAGAATGGGAAAAACGGTGGAGAATACATGAATCTGCTACTTATTGGCGTGTTATTAGCTTTAATGGCTATCGCATATCAAATTGGGCTACGTAAAAGCCGCAGCCTAGCAGGTAAGGGGAACAACTCAGCTATACTCCATTCACGACCAGGCTACTATGGTGCTTTGGTTGCGTTGTGGTGTGGTATCCCTGCTTTTTTGATTTTACTGATTTGGAATTTTGTTGAACCAAGTGTTCTGCAACACTATATTTTACAAAATGTTCCAGCAAATATTGCATCTACTTTGGATGAAGCTGGAATAGACGTATTGATTGATCGTGTGCAAGCTATTGCTTCTGGTTTTGGGGTTACAGATACTCCAGCTGCCTATGAAGTTGCAGCAGCAGAACAATTAGCAAAATTTGAAAGAATGGGTTCGTTAGCAAAATTTGCAGTGGTGATTTGTGTTGCAATATTAGGTTTGATTTGGGCGAAGAAAAAAGTTAATCAAAAATATCGCGCTCGTAATCATGTTGAACGTACCATAAATGTCGCATTAATTCTTTGTTCAGGTGTTGCCATCTTGACTACAATCGGCATTGTGCTGTCGATGTTTAGTGAAGCGGTAAACTTTTTCAAATTTGTCAGTCCAGTTGATTTCTTCTTTGGTACTGTGTGGGATCCAGGCTTTAGTACCTCGGGAAGTGCAGAAGGAAGTTATGGTTTATTACCATTACTTTGGGGTACGCTGATGGTGAGCGGTATTGCACTTTTGGTTGCCGTGCCATTGGGTTTAATGATTGCGATTTATTTAGCAGAATATGCATCACCCAGTTTTCGCTCTTGGGCAAAACCAGCCATTGAAGTTTTAGCGGGTATTCCTACCATCGTTTATGGTGTATTCGCACTAATGGTCATTGGGCCGTTTCTTAAAATGATGGGTGAATCTATTGGGCTTGAAATTAATGCAACGAGTGCATTAACCGCAGGTTTTGCGATGGGGATTATGATCATTCCCTTCGTTTCTTCATTATCAGATGACATTATCACCCAAGTGCCACGGTCATTGCGTGATGGTTCATTGGGTTTAGGTGCAACAAAATCTGAAACAATTCGTCAGGTTGTATTACCTGCGGCTTTGCCTGGGATTACAGGTGCATTCTTACTTGCTGTCTCTCGTGCAGTAGGTGAAACCATGATCGTAGTTCTTGCAGCAGGAAATAGCCCTTTGTTGCATGTGAATCCATTTGAAGCAGTCTCTACGGTGACCGTCACAATTGTTAAGCAGTTAACAGGTGATACTGATTTCGCAAGTCCACAAGCTTTAGTTGCATTTGCATTAGGTTTGACACTGTTTGTCATTACATTGTGTCTTAATATTATTGCACTTTATATCGTGCGTAAATATCGTGAGCAATACGAATGAGTAGATCAAATACATCTCAAGAGGGTCAAAATGTATTTGATCCTCACATCGCTGCTCAATTGCGTGAAAAGCGTAAAGCTCGAATCGCAAGCACTTTGGCGAAGCGTCATCGTAAAGAAAAAACTTTTCGTCTATTTGGCTTTACATCAGTCATAATCGGTTTAGCTTTCGTGGCGTTATTGTTTGGCAGTATTTTATATAAAGGTTTACCTGCTTTTTGGCAAGCCAGTATGACAGTGCCTGTATATTTTGATCCTGCTTTAATTGATGTTGGTCCTAGACCAACTCAAAAAGTAGGTGAATCTCCTGCACAATATCAAGAACGGTATGTTGATTGGCAAACCAAAATGGGTATGGTGGATTGGGACGCGATTATCGCAAATGGCTTGATTGCTAAAGATCCATCTCTAGCAAGTCACCGTGATGAATTAAGCAGTTTATATACCAGCTCAGAAGCCTATCGTGTCCGTGATATGGTATTTAAAGATCCAGCACTCATTGGTAAAAAAATTGAATTAAACTTCTTGGCCGATGCAAATATTGATGTTTGGTTAGCAGGTAGTATTGATCGTAGTTTACCTAATGATCAGCAACAGTTAAGCCCAGAAATACGTAAATTGTCAGATCAACTTGCTGCGAAAGGTGTGATTGAACGTACTTTCAATACGCAATTATTTACCAATCCAGATTCGCGTAGTTCGCCTGCAACTGCGGGTTTGGCAGGTGCATTCATGGGTTCTTTATTCATGATGCTCATTGTTATTTTTATATCGATACCTTTAGGTGTAGCAAGTGCGATTTATTTGGAAGAATTTGCGCCTAAAAACTTCATTACTGATATTATTGAAGTAAATATCAATAATTTAGCTGCTGTTCCATCGATTGTGTTTGGTTTATTAGGTGCGGCAATCTTTATTGGTTGGATGCATCTACCTATTTCTGCACCGTTAGTAGGTGGTTTAGTCTTAAGTTTAATGACTTTACCCACTGTGATTATTACGACACGTGCGACATTGAAAGCAGTTCCACCCTCTATACGTCAAGCGGCTTTGGGTATTGGCGCATCAAAAATCCAAACCGTATTTCACCATGTATTGCCATTAGCTTTACCAGGAATCATGACAGGTGCGATCATTGGTATCGCACATGCGTTAGGTGAAACAGCGCCACTATTATTAATTGGTATGAGTGCATTTGTTGCCAATATTCCAGTTTCACCTATAGATCAAGCAACCGCTTTACCTGTTCAAGTTTATTTATGGCAAGGTAATGAATTACGTAACTTCTTTGAAGGGCGTACTGCTGCAGCAATTATCGTTTTACTCGCTTTAATGGTCGGCCTAAATAGCGTTGCAATTTGGGTACGTAAGAAATTTGAAGTACGTTGGTAATTGAGGGCATGATATGAATACTTTTACGACGACAAAAACTAATCCCTTAGAACAGGATAAATCAGTGAATTCAGAACCTACACCATCTTCAGTAACTGGTGCAAATCAGAAACAACCAACAACTTCATTTGTTTCTCAGTTCGATACCCAGTCTTCAAATAAGAAAGATGCCAAGTCTGATCAAGTCAAACTCAGCACTTCCGATGTCCATGTATATTATGGAGAAGCTGAAGCGATTAAAGGTATTGATTTAAATATTTATGAAAATGAAGTGATCGCATTTATTGGTCCATCTGGCTGTGGTAAATCGACTTTCCTACGTACTTTAAACCGTATGAATGATACCATTGATTCTTGTCGTGTCACGGGTAAGGTTTTACTCGATAATCAAGACATTTATGATCCCAACTTGGATGTCGTGTTACTACGTGCACAAGTGGGCATGGTGTTCCAAAAACCGAATCCCTTTCCAAAATCAATTTTTGACAATGTTGCCTATGGTCCTAAACTACACGGTCTTGCACGCGATAAATATGACTTAGAGGAAATTGTTGAAAATAGTCTGCGCAAAGCGGGTTTGTGGGACGAAGTCAAAGACCGTTTAAACCAGCCAGGTACTGGTCTTTCAGGTGGTCAGCAGCAACGGTTATGTATTGCGCGTACCATTGCAGTGAGCCCTGAAGTGATCTTAATGGATGAGCCATGTTCTGCGCTTGATCCGATTGCAACAGCGAAAATTGAAGAATTGATCTCTGAGTTATCAACGCAATATACTATTGCGATTGTGACGCATTCGATGCAGCAAGCTGCGCGTGTATCTGATCGTACCGCTTACTTTCATTTGGGTGATTTAATTGAAGTCAACTCAACAGAAAAAGTCTTCACTCAGCCCGATCATCAATTGACTGAAGCGTATATTACAGGACGTTTTGGTTAATCGAAATACGCTTAATATGAATCAAAAAAAGAGCCTTCAGGCTCTTTTTTTGATTGGACTAGGATTCACTCAGCCCGTCAGACCAAGTCATCGCCATTTTCTTTCGCAAGTTTATAATCTTGATAAAGACTTACACATAGAATGGTTAATACGCCCATAGCAAGGGTTGGCCATAACATGAGATAGAGGGTTAATAGGTTTGGGGTCATGATATGCTCCTTATTTTACTTGTTGAGGTAGATCGTGTAATGCAATCCCTTTTTTATTAATGTCATCGAAATTAAAAGTGGTTTTACGGTTTAAAAGGGTGAGTGCCGTACAGACTACTGCGCTTGCACTGTATGCAGTTAGTGAACTCAGCAAGGTTAAATGATCTCGTAGGAACCCATCATATTCGGCATTAGTAGAATGATTGCACTACAACCCACAACGAGCGCAGTATTTTTACCAAAGAATCGGAAGCTCATTAGACCAAGTGCCACACCCGTACCAATAGTTGCAAGAATTTCAAAAATAGTTGCAGTGAGAGTATTAGTGGAGTGAGTTCAAAGCGAATCAATAGAAATGCAACGAAAGCACTCAATATAGACCATTTAAAGGTGCGAGCATTCACTCAATTCCAATGCAAACTGACGATCAAAGGGAAGAGAATAGTTTTCCAACGCATTAATCAAGCTGGATTTGATTAGATATTCCTGTACTACAAATAAACGCTGGGAAATGGTTTGGTTACCAATGGCATAGGCGAGAACCACAATAAAAAAAGGGTGCGCCTTTTTCTAAGAATGCGGTCTTAGAAAAGAAGTCTAATTGTTCTGGAGTCAGGTTATGGAAGATCAGAGCTGTAGCTGTGAATTAGATTAAAGTTTTGAAATATATAAAGATATATAAGTTATTAACGGCGAAAAATTAAGATATAACAGCCCAAATAGACGTGTTTACAGAGACATCAGAGGAGTTTAATATGAGAACATCAATATTAATGATAAACGGCTTTGTTGCACAAATGCTTGAGAGGCAGAGCTATCCCAAAGGATCCAAATTTAAGATACAATTTGGGTATGAGGGCGGCCTAATTCCGTGAATTTATTCAAGACTGCTACACGTGCATGAATCTCATTCACCTGACTAGAGAAACTCCTTGCCGTTAATTTATCTCCCAATAATTTGATGCAATGCATCTTGGTTTCTACCAAACTTCGACGATGATAACCGGACCATTTTTTCCAAAGGGCTCTTCCTAGCCGTTTGACTGTTTTCAATAACTCATTCCGCTCTATAGACCTCGCTTGTTTGTCTTTCCAAGGCTTTGCATTCTTTCTTGGCGGAATCACAGCATGCGCTTGTCGATCTGAAATGACTTGTCGGCAGTGTTTCGTGTCATAAGCCCCATCTGTATAGACAGAGTCAATCTGCTCATCCAATGGAATTTGAGCAAGCAAGTTGCCAAGAACCTGAGAGTCACTCACATTGTTCGTCGTGAGCTGAACAGCACGTATTTGCAGGGTTTCAGCATTTATACCGATATGAAGTTTACGCCATTGGCGACGGTATTCAGGCTGATGTTTCTTACGTTTCCATTCACCTTCACCTAGAAACTTTAAGCCAGTGGAGTCTATAAGTAGATGCAGTCCATCACGGCTCTTTTGGTAACTAACCGCAATATCAATGTGCTTTTGTCTTCTGCAGAGGGTAGAGTAATCTGGTGCGGTCCAGCCTAATCTACAAAGTTTAATGAGGCTTTGGACAAAGCCTGTGACCATACGTAAAGAGAGTCGAAATAAGGATTTGATCATTAAGCAGCATTGAATAGCTGTATCGGAATATGTTTGATTTCGACCTTGTTTACCTTTTGGCTGAGCATACCATTGAGTGTTAGGATCAAACCAAATGGAGATATTTCCTCGGTTGATTAAGGCTCGATTATAGGAAGACCAATTGGTTGTCCGATAGATTTTAGGTGTTGGCTTATTCATTTAGAAATTATATTGATGAAGATGCCTTTAAGAACAGCTTTGTGCAACAAAGCCATGTTGTTTTTAAAACATAAATGTTTCTCTTACGATTGACTTTCCAACCAATCATGGTGGATGCGTGTTGAAACCTTAAAGCAGTGTGCTGTTTAGAAAAATCTTCACGCAATAATGTATAAATCTAAACTCTTACTTTTTGAGTAAGATGGTTATAGTTCAAAGTGCAACTTTGACTTTGGTCAGTCGAAAGCAAAATGCTATTTCATCTTGCTTCCTTTCAATAAATTAATCTCTGTTGCACTTCATTTGAGGATCTAAGTTTTAATCAAAGCTACAGTAATGGCACCGATTAGCGCGGGAATTGCAATTATCACAAAGTTCATTTTAATAGAGAATTCCATTGCTAAAATGAGTCCGAGTATGATGGGGCCTACTATTGCACCTATACGTCCAACACCAGATGCAACTCCAATTCCTGTTGAACGCGCATCAAGTGGGTAATACTGAGCTACGTAACTGTATAGCAACATGGCTGATGCACTTGCAGAAGCACCAGAAAAGCCGAGTAATAGGTAAATAATTACATCAGTAGGGTTATAACTAAGTAAATAAAGAGAGATAGCACCGACTAGGAATATCGACACAATAATTGGTTTAATACCAAATTTGTCAGCTAAAACACCACCAAGAATGTTGCCTAAAACTGCACCAATACAAACAACAAGCAAGAAGTTAAGACCAGCACTCATAGAGTAGCCAGCATTAATCATAATCTTAGGTACCCAACTTCCTAATGCATAAAGCATTAAAAGTGCCATAAACATCGCACAACCAAATAAAAGGGTTGAGCGAGTACGGTTCTTGATGAAAAGCTCTTTGTATGAAGCTTTTTTAGCATTTTGTTCAGTTAAAACAAGTGTAGTTGTATCATTAATAAATAAGTTCTGGTCAATTTTATGAATAATAGTTTTTGATCGATCAGTCTGATTATTTTTTACTAAATATGTTAAAGATTCTGGGATAAACTTAAACATAAAAGGAATCAGTAGTAGTGGCAAACCTGCTAAATAGAACATCATTCTCCATCCATGCTCTGGAATTACCATTTGTCCAACTAATACAGCAATTACAGAACCAACAGCACTACCACTTAGCATAATAGTAACAAATGTTGTTTTGATATTTTTAGGTGCGAATTCAGAGGTTAAAGCTGTTAAATTGGGTAATACACCACCAATCCCTAATCCAGCTATAAAACGTATGATAGCGAGTTCTGCAGGTGAGCTTGAGAAACCTCCTAAGAAGGTAAAACAGCAGAACAATATTACACAAATAATAATTGAAATTTTTCGTCCAATGATATCTGCGACGATACCCATGATCATTGCGCCGAACATCATTCCTATCATGGTCATACTGGTTAACAGACCCATTTGTGAGGTCGTTAAATTCCACTCTTTCATTAAAAGAGGAAGAACTACACCATTGATCATTACATCATATCCGTCTACAACAACGATGAAATAACACCAAAAAAAAACCGTGTAATGGAAAGGTTTTAGTTTGGCGTTATCAATTAAATGATTAACATTTATAGATATTTCAGCATCCATTTGACCCACCTCCGATTGTGAGACATTCCTTGTAAGTGTTGGCCATAATCTTTTTTATTACATAGCAGCCATTTAATATGCGAATATGATCGAAAAACT
This genomic window from Acinetobacter sp. TGL-Y2 contains:
- a CDS encoding MFS transporter, giving the protein MDAEISINVNHLIDNAKLKPFHYTVFFWCYFIVVVDGYDVMINGVVLPLLMKEWNLTTSQMGLLTSMTMIGMMFGAMIMGIVADIIGRKISIIICVILFCCFTFLGGFSSSPAELAIIRFIAGLGIGGVLPNLTALTSEFAPKNIKTTFVTIMLSGSAVGSVIAVLVGQMVIPEHGWRMMFYLAGLPLLLIPFMFKFIPESLTYLVKNNQTDRSKTIIHKIDQNLFINDTTTLVLTEQNAKKASYKELFIKNRTRSTLLFGCAMFMALLMLYALGSWVPKIMINAGYSMSAGLNFLLVVCIGAVLGNILGGVLADKFGIKPIIVSIFLVGAISLYLLSYNPTDVIIYLLLGFSGASASASAMLLYSYVAQYYPLDARSTGIGVASGVGRIGAIVGPIILGLILAMEFSIKMNFVIIAIPALIGAITVALIKT